In Herbaspirillum sp. WKF16, one genomic interval encodes:
- a CDS encoding protein-glutamate methylesterase/protein-glutamine glutaminase, giving the protein MIRVMVVDDSSVVRQLMQELLTATSDIQVVATASDPIFAMRKMSQDWPDVIVLDVEMPRMDGITFLRQIMATRPTPVIICTAHSNGDARLVAEALAAGAVSVISKPALGVRDFLHVARDDLARAIRAAVQAGAQRHAAPATAVVPKAARAAPRELLHPQGWPTDLQRYSADAVLPPPGPADAFPPATAKIVAIGASTGGPQALERVLGALGANSPGVVVVQHMPERFTQSFAERLHKISQVEVKQAEHLDMVMPGRVLIAPGGMHLLVKRDGVQYYVEVVNGPLVSRHKPSVDVLFRSVAKAAGGNAVGIIMTGMGDDGARGMKEMAQRGAATYAQDERSSVVFGMPKEAIQLGGVGDVVPLANISAVIERYGFREPE; this is encoded by the coding sequence ATGATCCGCGTGATGGTGGTGGACGATTCCTCGGTGGTGCGCCAGCTGATGCAGGAGCTGCTCACGGCCACCAGCGACATCCAGGTGGTGGCGACCGCGTCCGATCCCATCTTCGCCATGCGCAAGATGAGCCAGGACTGGCCGGATGTGATCGTGCTCGACGTCGAGATGCCGCGCATGGACGGCATCACCTTCCTCAGGCAGATCATGGCAACGCGGCCCACGCCGGTGATCATCTGCACGGCGCACAGCAACGGCGACGCCCGCCTGGTGGCCGAGGCGCTCGCAGCCGGCGCGGTAAGCGTGATCTCCAAGCCGGCGCTGGGCGTGCGCGACTTCCTGCACGTCGCCCGCGACGACCTGGCCCGTGCCATCCGCGCCGCCGTGCAGGCGGGCGCGCAGCGCCACGCGGCGCCGGCCACAGCCGTCGTCCCCAAGGCCGCCCGCGCCGCGCCGCGCGAGCTGCTGCATCCACAAGGCTGGCCCACGGACCTGCAGCGCTACAGCGCCGATGCGGTGCTGCCGCCGCCGGGGCCGGCCGACGCCTTTCCCCCGGCCACGGCGAAGATCGTCGCCATCGGCGCCTCCACCGGCGGGCCGCAGGCGCTGGAGAGGGTGCTGGGCGCATTGGGCGCGAACAGTCCCGGCGTGGTGGTGGTGCAGCACATGCCGGAGCGCTTCACGCAAAGTTTCGCCGAACGGCTTCACAAAATTTCACAAGTCGAGGTGAAACAAGCCGAGCACCTTGACATGGTGATGCCGGGCCGCGTATTGATCGCGCCGGGCGGGATGCACTTGCTCGTGAAACGGGACGGCGTGCAATACTATGTCGAGGTCGTCAACGGCCCTCTCGTGAGCAGGCACAAGCCCTCGGTGGATGTGTTGTTCCGCTCGGTGGCCAAGGCCGCCGGCGGCAACGCGGTGGGCATCATCATGACCGGCATGGGCGACGACGGCGCGCGCGGCATGAAGGAAATGGCGCAGCGGGGCGCCGCCACCTATGCCCAGGACGAGCGCAGCAGCGTCGTCTTCGGCATGCCGAAAGAAGCGATACAGTTGGGGGGCGTGGGCGACGTCGTCCCTCTTGCAAACATTTCTGCAGTGATTGAACGATATGGCTTCCGAGAACCTGAGTGA
- a CDS encoding EAL domain-containing response regulator, translating to MASENLSELIESALVVDDSALQRQHTVGLLRELGIDMIYEAGDGNEALELLALLKLPPGLAVIDLEMPGMDGIELIQHLQQDGVDMPLIVASSREASLLLSVETMIQALGMRVIGALQKPLNQDKLQSALRTFKPARGDAHQNADPAPSMCEADLYSAITGGQIVPYYQPKVDVQTGILKGVEALARWIHPERGMIAPDRFIPMAEQCGLIHDLTISMMDHAMAQAAIWHSRGLAIKVAVNLSPLSLEQPDFMQRIMELVGRHALPADQVVLEITESSVVAHKGSSLGMLARLRLKGFGLSIDDYGTGFSSMQQLARIPFTELKIDRSFVHGAHERKNLRVILQSALDMANRLELVTVAEGIETMEDWRLLQDSGCNIGQGYLIAKPMPANELPVWLKGHHRRLPELRPLSSGGAA from the coding sequence ATGGCTTCCGAGAACCTGAGTGAGTTGATCGAGTCGGCGCTGGTGGTCGACGACAGTGCGCTGCAGCGGCAGCACACCGTCGGCCTGCTGCGCGAGCTGGGGATCGACATGATCTACGAGGCCGGCGACGGCAACGAGGCGCTTGAGCTGCTGGCCTTGCTGAAGCTGCCGCCGGGCCTGGCCGTGATCGACCTGGAGATGCCGGGCATGGACGGCATCGAACTGATCCAGCACCTGCAGCAGGACGGCGTGGACATGCCGCTGATCGTCGCCTCCAGCCGCGAGGCCTCGCTGCTGCTGTCGGTGGAAACCATGATCCAGGCCCTGGGCATGCGCGTCATCGGCGCCCTGCAAAAGCCATTGAACCAGGACAAGCTGCAATCGGCCCTGCGCACCTTCAAGCCGGCGCGCGGCGACGCCCATCAGAACGCCGATCCGGCGCCGTCGATGTGCGAGGCCGACCTTTACTCGGCCATCACCGGCGGCCAGATCGTGCCCTACTACCAGCCCAAGGTCGACGTGCAGACCGGCATCCTCAAGGGCGTGGAAGCGCTGGCGCGCTGGATCCATCCGGAGCGCGGCATGATCGCGCCGGATCGCTTCATCCCGATGGCCGAGCAGTGCGGCCTGATCCACGACCTCACCATCAGCATGATGGATCACGCGATGGCGCAGGCCGCCATCTGGCACAGCCGCGGCCTGGCGATCAAGGTGGCGGTGAACCTGTCGCCGCTGTCGCTGGAGCAGCCCGACTTCATGCAGCGCATCATGGAGCTGGTGGGCCGCCACGCGCTGCCGGCCGACCAGGTGGTGCTGGAAATCACGGAGAGCTCGGTGGTGGCGCACAAAGGCAGCTCGCTGGGCATGCTGGCGCGCCTGCGGTTGAAGGGCTTCGGGCTCTCGATCGACGACTACGGCACCGGCTTCTCATCGATGCAGCAGCTCGCGCGCATCCCCTTCACCGAGCTGAAGATCGACCGCTCCTTTGTGCACGGCGCGCATGAACGCAAGAACCTGCGCGTGATCCTGCAGTCTGCGCTGGACATGGCCAATCGGCTGGAGCTGGTGACGGTGGCCGAAGGCATCGAGACCATGGAAGACTGGCGGCTGCTGCAGGACTCCGGCTGCAACATCGGCCAGGGCTACCTGATCGCCAAGCCGATGCCGGCCAACGAGCTGCCGGTATGGTTGAAGGGGCACCATCGCCGCCTGCCTGAATTGCGCCCGCTCTCGTCGGGCGGCGCCGCCTGA
- a CDS encoding GFA family protein has protein sequence MKLEGSCHCGAVHFSLESDTPYPYQRCYCSICRKTQGGGGYAINLGGDFSTLRVRGRNAISIYHARMKEAGDKRARRSTAERHFCSKCGSALWLYSPEWPDLVHPFASAIDTPLPAPPERTHLLLDSKAPWVEVEKKKKDKSFRHFPQESLLEWHQRLGFAKR, from the coding sequence ATGAAACTGGAAGGATCCTGCCACTGCGGCGCCGTGCATTTCAGCCTGGAAAGCGACACGCCCTATCCCTATCAGCGCTGCTACTGCTCCATCTGCCGCAAGACCCAGGGCGGCGGCGGTTACGCCATCAACCTCGGCGGCGACTTCAGCACGCTCAGGGTGCGCGGCCGCAATGCCATCAGCATCTATCACGCCCGCATGAAGGAAGCCGGGGACAAGCGCGCCCGCCGCAGCACGGCCGAACGCCACTTCTGCAGCAAGTGCGGCAGCGCGCTGTGGCTGTATAGCCCGGAATGGCCGGACCTGGTGCACCCGTTCGCATCCGCCATCGATACGCCGCTGCCGGCGCCGCCTGAGCGCACGCACCTGCTGCTCGACTCGAAGGCGCCGTGGGTGGAGGTGGAGAAGAAAAAGAAGGACAAGAGCTTCCGGCATTTCCCGCAGGAGTCCTTGCTGGAATGGCACCAGCGCCTGGGCTTCGCCAAGCGCTAG
- the folK gene encoding 2-amino-4-hydroxy-6-hydroxymethyldihydropteridine diphosphokinase: MDTRQTVAYIGIGGNLGDARATVEQAIARLAGLPDSRLLRTSSLYRTAPVDSGGDDYVNAVSQISTSLAPLELLYALQRIELDHGRERPYRNAPRTLDLDLLLYGELRIDSAELCVPHPRMAQRAFVLAPLLDIEPAIDIPGIGAAQACLARIVDQPISKL; the protein is encoded by the coding sequence ATGGATACGCGGCAGACCGTCGCCTACATCGGCATCGGCGGCAATCTCGGCGATGCCCGCGCCACGGTGGAACAGGCCATCGCGCGTCTGGCGGGCCTGCCGGACTCCCGGCTGCTGCGCACCTCCTCGCTGTACCGCACCGCGCCGGTGGACTCCGGCGGCGACGACTACGTCAACGCCGTGTCGCAGATCTCCACGTCCCTGGCGCCGCTCGAATTGCTGTACGCGTTGCAGCGCATCGAGCTGGACCACGGCCGTGAACGCCCCTACCGCAACGCCCCCCGCACGCTCGACCTCGACCTGCTGCTGTACGGCGAGCTGCGCATCGACAGCGCCGAGCTCTGCGTGCCGCATCCGCGCATGGCGCAGCGCGCCTTCGTGCTGGCGCCCCTGCTCGACATCGAGCCGGCCATCGACATCCCCGGCATCGGCGCGGCGCAAGCTTGCCTGGCCCGCATCGTCGACCAGCCCATCAGCAAGCTCTGA
- the pcnB gene encoding polynucleotide adenylyltransferase PcnB, translating into MIKKLIRSILGKGKKTAGGSGGKSTEPDVLGPKQHGIDPSLVSPNAVRVTQTLQEAGFKAFIVGGAVRDLLLSIKPKDFDVATNATPEQVKSLFRRAFIIGRRFQIVHVMFGQELIEVTTFRGSSSDNAPKDEHGRVLRDNTFGEQHEDAERRDFTINAMYYDPASQTVLDYHGGIADIRAKKLRIIGEPEARYREDPVRMLRVVRFAAKLKFTIDPASSAPIRVMAPLIDNVPAARVFDEMLKLLMSGHALACLQQLRKEGLHHGLLPLLDVVLEQPLGEKFVTLALANTDARVKQGKPVSPGFLFASLLWHQVLEKWRAYQAAGEYPIPALHLAADDVLDAQTEKLALQRKIASDMRDIWAMQPRFERRVGKAPYKLLEHLRLRAGYDFLLLRCESGELEAEVGEWWDAFIAGNGAEREELIARKPGDSSAAPGPKKRKRRGGRNRSKSGADEQAEAGDDEAAPAEPAPAPAARRNAPVREDDGDVAPVEGEAPKRRRRRRSGGAGGSGGGDAAPAAD; encoded by the coding sequence ATGATCAAGAAACTGATTCGCTCCATCCTGGGCAAAGGCAAGAAAACCGCAGGCGGCAGCGGCGGCAAATCGACCGAACCCGACGTGCTCGGCCCCAAGCAGCATGGCATCGATCCTTCGCTGGTCTCGCCCAACGCGGTGCGCGTGACGCAGACACTGCAGGAGGCAGGCTTCAAGGCCTTCATCGTCGGCGGCGCGGTGCGCGACCTGCTGCTGTCGATCAAGCCCAAGGATTTCGACGTCGCCACCAACGCCACGCCGGAGCAGGTCAAGTCGCTGTTCCGCCGCGCCTTCATCATCGGCCGCCGCTTCCAGATCGTGCACGTGATGTTCGGCCAGGAGCTGATCGAGGTCACCACCTTCCGCGGCTCCTCTTCCGACAATGCCCCCAAGGACGAGCACGGCCGCGTGCTGCGCGACAACACCTTCGGCGAACAGCATGAGGACGCCGAGCGGCGCGACTTCACCATCAACGCCATGTACTACGACCCGGCCTCGCAGACGGTGCTGGACTACCACGGCGGCATCGCCGACATCCGCGCCAAGAAGCTGCGCATCATCGGCGAACCGGAAGCGCGCTATCGCGAAGACCCGGTGCGCATGCTGCGCGTGGTGCGCTTCGCGGCCAAGCTCAAATTCACCATCGACCCGGCCAGCAGCGCGCCCATCCGCGTGATGGCGCCGCTCATCGACAACGTGCCGGCGGCGCGCGTGTTCGATGAAATGCTCAAGCTGCTCATGAGCGGCCACGCGCTGGCCTGCCTGCAGCAGCTGCGCAAGGAAGGCCTGCATCACGGCCTGCTGCCGCTGCTGGACGTGGTGCTGGAGCAGCCGCTGGGCGAGAAGTTCGTCACCCTGGCGCTGGCCAACACCGACGCCCGCGTCAAGCAGGGCAAGCCGGTGTCGCCGGGCTTCCTGTTCGCCTCGCTGCTGTGGCACCAGGTGCTGGAGAAGTGGCGCGCCTACCAGGCCGCCGGCGAGTATCCGATCCCGGCCCTGCACCTGGCCGCCGACGACGTGCTCGACGCCCAGACCGAGAAGCTGGCCCTGCAGCGCAAGATCGCGTCCGACATGCGCGACATCTGGGCCATGCAACCGCGCTTCGAGCGCCGCGTCGGCAAGGCGCCGTACAAGCTGCTGGAGCACCTGCGCCTGCGCGCCGGCTACGACTTCCTGCTGCTGCGCTGCGAATCGGGCGAGCTCGAGGCCGAGGTGGGCGAGTGGTGGGATGCATTCATCGCCGGCAACGGCGCCGAGCGCGAGGAGCTGATCGCGCGCAAGCCGGGCGACAGTTCCGCTGCCCCGGGTCCCAAGAAGCGCAAGCGCCGCGGCGGCCGCAACCGTTCCAAGAGCGGCGCGGACGAGCAGGCCGAAGCGGGCGACGACGAAGCCGCGCCGGCCGAACCGGCCCCGGCTCCCGCAGCCAGGCGCAATGCGCCAGTGCGCGAGGATGACGGCGATGTCGCGCCCGTCGAAGGCGAAGCGCCCAAGCGCCGACGTCGCCGCCGCAGCGGCGGCGCGGGCGGCAGCGGCGGTGGCGACGCCGCGCCTGCGGCCGACTGA
- a CDS encoding histidinol-phosphatase, whose protein sequence is MNLALFDLDHTLLPLDSDHEWGEFLARIGAVEAESFRKANDEWFAHYQAGTLDPIKYLEFAFGILSRFPRAQLDEMHRRFMEEVVRPAILPQSVALVKKHLDAGDLVAIVTATNHFVTKPIAEQFGRVHLIAAMPELDAEGNITGKLVGTPTLGAGKVTHTGAWLAGLGHTLEKFERSYFYSDSQNDIPLLELVTHPVATNPNAKLLAHAQARGWPVLNLFDEHAQ, encoded by the coding sequence ATGAACCTCGCCTTATTCGATCTCGACCACACCCTGCTGCCCCTCGACTCCGACCACGAGTGGGGCGAATTCCTGGCCCGCATCGGCGCGGTCGAAGCGGAAAGCTTCCGCAAAGCCAATGACGAATGGTTCGCCCACTACCAGGCCGGCACGCTCGATCCCATCAAGTATCTCGAATTCGCCTTCGGCATCCTGTCGCGCTTCCCGCGCGCGCAGCTCGACGAGATGCACCGCCGCTTCATGGAGGAAGTGGTGCGGCCGGCCATCCTCCCGCAATCCGTGGCGCTGGTGAAGAAGCACCTGGATGCCGGCGACCTGGTGGCCATCGTCACCGCCACCAACCACTTCGTGACCAAGCCCATCGCCGAGCAATTCGGCCGCGTGCACCTGATCGCCGCCATGCCCGAGCTCGACGCCGAGGGCAACATCACCGGCAAGCTGGTGGGCACGCCGACCCTGGGCGCGGGCAAGGTCACCCACACCGGCGCCTGGCTGGCGGGACTGGGCCACACGCTGGAGAAATTCGAGCGCAGCTACTTCTACAGCGACTCGCAGAACGACATCCCGCTGCTGGAGCTGGTGACCCATCCGGTGGCGACCAATCCCAATGCCAAGCTGCTGGCGCATGCGCAAGCGCGCGGCTGGCCGGTGCTGAACCTCTTCGACGAACACGCCCAATGA
- the hda gene encoding DnaA regulatory inactivator Hda: MKQIPLDLSADQPQSFDTFVTGRNEELLQRLQQLAAAGADKSAHTASASTDRFIYLWAEAGAGKSHLLHAVAHRAGADARLIPAGAPESAFDYSPQVSHYLIDGADQLGPETQIAAFNLFNQIREQGGWLVSTGELPPTRLELREDLRTRLGWGLIYQVHGLSDDEKIAALTQAAQGRGLELPPGMLPYLLTHYRRDMPSLSRMLDALDRYSLATKRAITLPLLRDLLQQEAEQQ, from the coding sequence ATGAAACAGATTCCGCTCGATTTAAGCGCGGACCAGCCGCAAAGCTTTGACACTTTCGTTACTGGCCGCAATGAAGAACTGCTGCAACGCTTGCAGCAGCTGGCCGCGGCCGGCGCGGACAAGTCCGCGCACACCGCCAGCGCCAGCACCGATCGCTTCATCTACCTCTGGGCCGAAGCCGGCGCCGGCAAGAGCCACCTGCTGCACGCGGTGGCGCACCGGGCCGGCGCCGACGCCCGCCTGATCCCGGCCGGCGCGCCGGAATCGGCCTTCGACTACAGCCCGCAGGTCTCGCACTATTTGATCGACGGCGCCGACCAGCTCGGCCCCGAGACCCAGATCGCCGCCTTCAACCTGTTCAACCAGATCCGAGAACAGGGCGGCTGGCTGGTCTCGACCGGCGAACTGCCGCCGACCCGCCTGGAGCTGCGCGAAGACCTGCGCACGCGACTGGGCTGGGGCCTGATCTACCAGGTGCACGGTCTGTCGGACGACGAAAAAATCGCCGCGCTCACGCAAGCGGCGCAGGGTCGAGGACTGGAGCTGCCACCCGGCATGCTGCCTTATCTGCTGACCCACTACAGGCGCGACATGCCTTCGCTGTCGCGCATGCTCGATGCGCTGGACCGCTACTCGCTGGCGACCAAGCGCGCCATCACGCTGCCCTTGCTGCGCGATCTGTTACAACAGGAAGCTGAACAACAATGA
- a CDS encoding AI-2E family transporter — translation MPFSLSEEQKQNLVWLIVGLLLLALLAALGPMLSPFIAAGIIGYALNPGVDWIASRRIGPVRVPRFVAVTVMVLLLILAALALALIVVPLVLRQIPQLQAQVPPLLDKLNATVSPLLHQLGIDVRLDLAGIKALLTQQISTSGDELWASVLASARAGGTALLAWAANLLFVPMVLFYLLQDWHPFLKRLQTMIPRRWAGRINTMAVEVDNLLGQYLRGQLLVMLVLAVYYSAALKLAGFDSALPVGVLTGLLVFIPYVGFGMGLVLAILAAILQFDGMVGLLWVALIYGAGQVLESFILTPKLVGERIGLHPLVVIFALLAFGQLFGFVGVLLALPASAIVSVIATHVRREYLASPFYNRQS, via the coding sequence ATGCCTTTTTCTTTGTCCGAAGAGCAAAAACAAAATCTGGTGTGGCTGATCGTCGGACTCCTGCTGTTGGCGCTGCTGGCCGCGCTGGGCCCCATGCTCTCGCCCTTCATCGCCGCCGGCATCATCGGCTATGCCTTGAATCCCGGCGTGGACTGGATCGCCAGCCGCCGCATCGGCCCGGTGCGGGTGCCGCGCTTCGTGGCCGTGACGGTGATGGTGCTGCTGCTGATCCTGGCGGCGCTGGCGCTGGCGCTGATCGTGGTGCCGCTGGTGCTGCGCCAGATCCCGCAGTTGCAGGCGCAGGTGCCGCCGCTGCTCGACAAGCTCAACGCCACCGTCTCCCCGCTGCTGCACCAGCTGGGCATCGACGTGCGCCTGGACCTGGCGGGCATCAAGGCCCTGCTGACGCAGCAGATCAGCACCAGCGGCGACGAACTGTGGGCCTCGGTGCTGGCCTCGGCCCGCGCGGGCGGCACCGCCCTGCTGGCCTGGGCCGCCAACCTGCTGTTCGTGCCGATGGTGCTGTTCTACCTGCTGCAGGACTGGCATCCTTTCCTCAAGCGCTTGCAGACCATGATCCCGCGCCGCTGGGCCGGCCGCATCAACACCATGGCCGTCGAGGTCGACAACCTGCTGGGCCAGTACCTGCGCGGCCAGTTGCTGGTGATGCTGGTGCTGGCGGTCTATTATTCGGCGGCGCTGAAGCTGGCCGGATTCGACAGCGCGCTGCCGGTGGGCGTGCTGACCGGGCTCCTGGTCTTCATTCCCTATGTCGGCTTCGGCATGGGCCTGGTGCTCGCCATCCTGGCCGCCATCCTGCAGTTCGACGGCATGGTCGGCCTGCTGTGGGTGGCGCTGATCTACGGCGCCGGCCAGGTGCTGGAGAGTTTCATCCTGACGCCCAAGCTGGTCGGCGAGCGCATCGGCTTGCATCCGCTGGTCGTCATTTTCGCCCTGCTGGCTTTCGGCCAGCTGTTCGGCTTCGTCGGCGTGCTGCTGGCGCTGCCGGCATCGGCCATCGTCTCGGTGATCGCCACGCATGTGCGCCGCGAGTACCTGGCCAGTCCTTTTTACAACCGCCAGTCATGA